One region of Camelina sativa cultivar DH55 chromosome 6, Cs, whole genome shotgun sequence genomic DNA includes:
- the LOC104791447 gene encoding hsp70 nucleotide exchange factor FES1: MSFVKRQKTLNLSFVLMKSNAGKTNKMPKINYFRCMLVLVVMSLVGYSIAEKVNSTGGMVWSSARDEAELVEDSGVVIGEQDQIDGGFSSLDGMLHWAIGNSDPATLKEAAKDAEKMSLDELQKRQLELKELVEKLKMPSDAKLMQIAIDDLKNSSLSLEDRHRALQELLILVEPIDNANDLSKSGGLRVVAGELNHDDTEVRKLAAWVLGKASQNNPFVQEQVLELGALTTLIKMVNSSSVEEAGKALFAVSALIRNNIAGQDKFYAAYGYIMLQDVMRNESLDIKLRRKAVFLVGDLAESQLQNTEKAELPIFNDRLFLKSVIDLTAVLDLDLQEKALTAIQTLLQLKYSEPQILKEFCGLEGALERMKLQLEESMADEDKRDYAADVESLRGEVELIFRQKLGLL, from the exons ATGAGTTTTGTAAAAAGGCAAAAAACCTTAAACCTTAGTTTTGTACTGATGAAGTCTAACGCCGGGAAGACTAATAAGATGCCGAAGATTAACTATTTCCGATGTATGTTAGTATTGGTGGTGATGTCGCTGGTGGGTTATTCGATAGCTGAGAAAGTTAATTCCACTGGGGGAATGGTTTGGTCTAGTGCGAGAGATGAGGCTGAATTGGTTGAAGATTCCGGTGTTGTGATCGGAGAGCAAGATCAAATCGACGGTGGATTCTCTTCACTTGATGGGATGTTACACTGGGCTAttg GTAACTCTGATCCTGCGACATTGAAGGAAGCAGCTAAAGATGCAGAGAAGATGTCTCTGGATGAGTTACAGAAGCGGCAATTGGAGTTAAAG GAGCTGGTGGAGAAGCTGAAAATGCCATCAGACGCGAAGTTGATGCAAATAGCTATAGATGACTTGAAAAACTCGTCCTTGTCTCTTGAAGATCGTCACCGTGCTTTGCAGGAACTATTAATCCTTGTTGAACCGATTGATAATGCAAATG ATTTGAGCAAATCAGGAGGGCTTAGAGTTGTAGCAGGAGAGCTTAATCATGATGACACAGAAGTGAGGAAACTAGCTGCGTGGGTGCTCGGGAAAGCTAGCCAAAACAACCCGTTTGTTCAAGAGCAG GTTCTTGAACTTGGAGCTTTAACAACACTGATAAAGATGGTAAACTCCAGCTCTGTCGAAGAAGCTGGTAAAGCACTCTTTGCTGTTTCTGCCTTGATACGCAATAATATAGCTGGTCAGGACAAGTTTTATGCAGCATATGGATACATCATGCTTCAG GATGTGATGCGCAATGAGAGCTTGGATATTAAACTGAGACGGAAAGCTGTATTCTTAGTGGGTGATTTGGCCGAGTCTCAACTACAGAACACAGAGAAAGCTGAACTTCCTATTTTCAATGATCGTTTGTTCCTAAAGTCTGTGATCGATTTAACCGCTGTGCTTGATCTTGATCTCCAAGAAAAG GCTCTTACAGCAATCCAGACTCTTCTTCAACTTAAATACTCTGAGCCTCAGATTCTCAAAGAGTTCTGCGGGTTGGAAGGAGCATTAGAGAGAATGAAGCTGCAGCTGGAGGAATCAATGGCGGATGAAGACAAGAGAGACTATGCTGCAGATGTCGAGAGCCTTCGTGGTGAAGTGGAACTAATCTTCCGCCAAAAGCTTGGACTTTTATAA
- the LOC104791448 gene encoding serine/threonine-protein kinase-like protein At3g51990, with amino-acid sequence MGYLSCKAGSAIAIAVSSSSSKASSAPPPESPTEEDRPRLRRFLHRDLESATGGFDISNLLGRGSHGSVYKAVIGSRLVAVKRPSKSREISREFHNEFETLSRIRSPRFVNLLGFSADNSKDPLLVVEFMGNGSLYDVIHSDSVSNSAPISSWSKRVKIALQIAKAVHLLHSQEPPIIHRDIKSANVLMDKSLNAKLGDFGLAIRCNVNDQKVKSTPPAGTMGYLDPDYVTADRLSSKTDVFSFGILLLEIISGRKAIDVRYSPSFIVDWAIPMIKRGKIGGIYDPRIGPPMDVSVRNHLGLVAAKCVRTCREKRPEMEEVVGWLTGLTKSVRSRRWDELSIGNPCMMVETVGRPVE; translated from the coding sequence ATGGGTTACCTCTCCTGCAAAGCCGGATCCGCCATCGCAATCGCCGTCTCATCTTCCTCCAGCAAAGCTTCTTCTGCTCCTCCTCCCGAATCTCCCACCGAAGAAGACCGCCCCAGGCTCCGTCGTTTCCTCCATCGCGATCTCGAATCAGCCACAGGTGGATTCGACATCAGCAATCTCCTTGGCCGTGGTAGCCATGGAAGCGTTTACAAAGCTGTCATCGGTTCGCGTCTCGTCGCCGTCAAGAGACCTTCGAAATCTCGCGAAATAAGCCGCGAGTTCCACAACGAGTTCGAGACTCTCTCCAGGATCCGTAGCCCTAGGTTCGTGAATCTGTTAGGTTTTAGCGCCGATAACTCCAAAGATCCGCTTCTCGTCGTCGAGTTCATGGGGAACGGGAGCTTATACGACGTGATTCACTCCGATTCCGTTTCGAACTCGGCCCCGATCTCGAGCTGGAGCAAGAGAGTCAAAATCGCTCTCCAGATCGCGAAAGCGGTACATCTCCTACACTCACAGGAGCCACCGATCATACACAGAGATATCAAATCAGCAAACGTACTGATGGATAAGAGTCTAAACGCGAAGCTAGGCGATTTCGGATTAGCGATCAGATGCAATGTGAACGATCAGAAAGTGAAATCAACACCACCTGCAGGAACAATGGGGTACTTAGATCCAGATTACGTAACGGCTGATAGATTAAGCAGTAAAACGGATGTGTTCAGCTTCGGGATCTTGTTGTTGGAGATAATCAGCGGGAGGAAAGCAATCGACGTTAGGTACTCGCCGTCGTTTATAGTGGATTGGGCGATTCCGATGATAAAAAGAGGCAAAATCGGTGGGATTTATGATCCGAGAATCGGACCACCGATGGATGTAAGCGTGAGGAATCATCTGGGATTGGTGGCGGCTAAGTGTGTGAGAACGTGTAGAGAGAAACGGCCGGAAATGGAAGAAGTGGTTGGGTGGCTCACGGGGTTGACTAAGTCCGTTAGGTCACGACGGTGGGATGAGTTAAGCATTGGAAACCCGTGTATGATGGTCGAGACGGTTGGTCGACCCGtggaatga
- the LOC104791449 gene encoding LOW QUALITY PROTEIN: serine carboxypeptidase-like 39 (The sequence of the model RefSeq protein was modified relative to this genomic sequence to represent the inferred CDS: inserted 2 bases in 1 codon; deleted 1 base in 1 codon), whose amino-acid sequence MGKRQDWSVAACVFLVLSLASQIYSTSETHFSRSKLGVGSSGEVLSPKEKDLIKKLPGQPSNVNFRQYGGHVAVNETAGRVLYYYFVESVKPSNSTPLVLWLNGGPGCSSLQSVAFKGMGPFRVLDDSKTLLRNPYSWNNEANILFLESPATVGFSYSKTLDAKQIAEQGDTLSAEDNYMFLVNWLERFPEYKRREIFIIGQSYAGHHGPQLAQIILSRNNQTFINLRGILIGNPSLDEEAELKGGFEFLASHAIISQETFLSYGKSCGSDDESLPHEVDCINMSMKIEDALEQLNKYNIYIRPKCLNPTFTNQSKECTTAYMESDPCGEFYMTAYFNLPEVQRSIHVXKLPYTWTLCSEAGSTYKMDTSASMLPILKELISHEQLRIWVFSGDTDAVIPVTVTMYALKMMNLTVVKEWLPWFSEGQVGSYTEVYRGNFRFATVRGAGHEVPLYKPKPALTLFKQFLLNSPLPLTP is encoded by the exons ATGGGAAAACGTCAAGATTGGTCCGTGGCCGCTTGTGTTTTCCTAGTCTTGTCTCTGGCATCACAAATCTATAGTACGAGCGAAACCCATTTCTCCCGGTCGAAGCTAGGAGTTGGTTCGTCAGGTGAAGTCCTATCGCCAAAGGAGAAAGATCTAATCAAGAAGCTCCCCGGGCAACCTTCTAACGTTAATTTCAGACAGTACGGCGGTCATGTGGCTGTGAACGAAACGGCCGGTCGGGTTTTATACTACTATTTCGTGGAATCCGTCAAACCTAGTAACTCTACTCCTCTCGTGTTATGGTTAAACGGAG GACCAGGCTGCTCATCTCTACAATCTGTGGCATTTAAAGGAATGGGTCCATTCCGCGTACTAGACGACAGCAAAACGCTACTCCGCAATCCTTATTCATGGAACAACG AGGCAAACATATTGTTCTTAGAATCGCCGGCAACTGTAGGATTCTCGTACTCAAAAACTTTAGATGCAAAACAAATTGCCGAGCAAGGGGACACACTATCAGCAGAAGATAATTATATGTTCTTGGTGAATTGGCTTGAAAGGTTTCCGGAATATAAACGAAGAGAAATTTTCATCATCGGTCAGAGTTACGCGGGCCACCATGGTCCCCAACTTGCGCAGATTATCCTTAGCCGTAACAACCAAACCTTCATCAACTTACGAG Gt ATTTTGATTGGCAACCCGAGTCTGGACGAGGAAGCCGAGTTGAAGGGTGGGTTTGAGTTTTTGGCCAGTCATGCTATAATCTCACAAGAAACTTTCCTTAGCTACGGAAAAAGCTGCGGAAGTGATGATGAATCCCTTCCACATGAGGTTGACTGCATCAATATGAGTATGAAAATCGAAGATGCCTTAGAACAACtgaacaaatacaacatatatattcgTCCTAAGTGCCTAAACCCAACGTTTACTAACCAATCCAAAGAATGCACAACGGCT TATATGGAGTCTGATCCGTGCGGGGAGTTCTACATGACAGCATACTTTAACCTGCCCGAGGTTCAGCGTTCCATTCACGT GAAACTTCCCTACACGTGGACGCTATGTAGTGAAGCTGGAAGTACTTATAAGATGGATACATCTGCATCAATGCTACCTATTCTCAAAGAGCTGATAAGTCATGAGCAACTTAGAATCTGGGTTTTCAGTGGAGACACGGATGCGGTGATTCCGGTGACGGTTACGATGTATgcgttgaagatgatgaatctaACGGTTGTAAAGGAATGGCTTCCTTGGTTTAGTGAAGGACAGGTGGGAAGTTACACTGAAGTATACAGAGGCAATTTTAGGTTTGCCACAGTGAGAGGAGCTGGTCATGAAGTACCTTTGTACAAACCTAAGCCTGCTCTTACTCTTTTCAAACAATTTCTCCTTaactctcctcttcctcttacCCCTTGA
- the LOC104791451 gene encoding F-box/WD-40 repeat-containing protein At3g52030 — MSTVTESGGESSARKMRRIRVSPTSIESLDADILCIIFSFLDLFNLVHCTVVCNSWNVVIKRLKLLQASCRKMHHLGSSDFPSSSSTSVAEVDVEDFAMKHHKLALLRGRIQIERWEAHSHRVSQCRMKKGLLLTGVGDKVMRLWSLKSYKCMEEYSLPDVSSLIDFDFDESKIVGLVGTRISIWRRNGQRSIFPSREGTFPKGLCMRYIDPEAVVGCEDGTARVFDMYSKTCSQIIRTHGGPITCLSLSENQKFLSGSSLGRVTVSDPMMDQPVATLKSTITAGGIQTISFNQSTNLAFTGTTGGYVSCWDLRKMGRLWEKRVSPNVVYSIQQLQNDASIMVAGGIDGVLRVIDQKSGRVLTRFIMDDKGLSTTLRSNNNQAAIEKRWRGKRVCHDIEIDKIERKLRPQISCLAVGMKKVVTAHNGKFISVWKFNI, encoded by the exons atgtcgacgGTAACAGAGTCCGGCGGCGAATCGTCGGCGAGAAAGATGAGACGTATTAGAGTATCACCAACTTCGATCGAATCACTAGACGCCGACATACTATGCATCATATTCTCTTTCCTTGATTTGTTTAACCTCGTTCACTGTACCGTCGTCTGCAATTCATG GAATGTTGTAATCAAGAGGCTGAAGCTGCTGCAAGCTTCATGCCGGAAGATGCACCATCTCGGTTCTTCTGACTTCCCCAGCAGCAGTTCCACTTCAGTAGCTGAGGTAGACGTTGAGGATTTCGCCATGAAACATCACAAGCTGGCTTTACTAAGGGGTCGAATCCAAATTGAGCGATGGGAAGCTCATTCACACCG GGTTTCTCAGTGTCGAATGAAGAAGGGTTTGCTTCTTACTGGTGTGGGTGATAAg GTTATGCGCCTCTGGTCATTAAAAAGCTACAAATGCATGGAAGAATACTCCCTTCCTGATGTTTCATCATTGATCGACTTCGATTTTGATGAGAGTAAG ATTGTTGGCTTGGTTGGTACCCGCATTAGCATATGGAGAAGAAACGGGCAAAGAAGCATTTTTCCATCACGTGAAGGCACCTTTCCTAAAGGCCTTTGTATGCG TTACATTGATCCAGAAGCTGTAGTTGGATGTGAGGATGGAACAGCACGTGTATTTGATATGTATAGTAAGACTTGTTCGCAGATCATTAG GACTCACGGTGGGCCAATAACGTGCTTGTCTTTGAGCGAGAACCAAAAATTTCTTAGTGGGTCTTCACTCGGGAGAGTAACAGTATCTGACCCTATGATGGATCAACCAGTGGCTACCCTTAAATCCACGATAACTGCAGGAG GTATACAGACCATCAGTTTTAACCAAAGCACTAATCTCGCCTTCACTGGAACAACTGGTGGATATGTTTCATGCTGGGACCTCAG GAAAATGGGAAGGTTGTGGGAAAAACGAGTGAGCCCGAATGTGGTGTACTCGATACAACAGCTGCAAAATGATGCATCGATTATGGTTGCTGGTGGAATAGACGGTGTGCTGCGAGTGATAGATCAGAAGAGTGGAAGAGTGCTAACCAGATTTATAATGGACGATAAGGGACTCTCAACAACATTGAGAAGTAACAACAACCAAGCGGCGATTGAGAAAAGGTGGAGAGGAAAAAGAGTTTGTCACGATATCGAAATCGATAAAATCGAAAGGAAACTTCGGCCTCAAATCAGTTGCTTAGCAGTTGGGATGAAGAAGGTAGTAACAGCTCACAATGGCAAATTCATAAGTGTATGGAAATTCAATATCTAG
- the LOC104791450 gene encoding uncharacterized protein LOC104791450: protein MTQKSNQFKGQQKRKAIAPNRHGKSIQTRKGKRNVKPSKMTKEMDTDRDLTKFINHCNEVKAANAACKEGGQLNIIKAESQAEPSKKSSK from the exons ATGACGCAGAAGAGCAATCAGTTCAAGGGCCAACAGAAGAGGAAAGCTATTGCTCCTAATCGCCATGGCAAATCCATTCAAACTCGCAAAG GGAAGAGAAATGTGAAACCATCAAAAATGACGAAAGAGATGGACACTGATCGG GACCTTACCAAATTCATAAACCATTGCAATGAAGTGAAAGCAGCTAATGCAGCTTGCAAAGAAGGTGGTCAACTTAATATCATCAAAGCTGAATCTCAAGCTGAGCCATCCAAGAAATCCTCCAAATAG
- the LOC104791452 gene encoding uncharacterized protein LOC104791452 isoform X1, translated as MTLHLYHHSRLLLRNLCLPRRVAILCNPNCSLISPSLSRSAKYYCSSACNLKAAVSEFSNEVASGSILASSKTEDVAPELIKNSFKSEERAATSAASSSNGRVMLIDGTSIIYRAYYKLLARLNHGHLAHADGNADWVLTIFSSLSLLIDVLKFLPSHVAVVFDHDGVPYGTTTNSSTGYRSAKGMNFRHTLYPAYKSNRPPTPDTIVQGLQYLKASIKAMSIKVIEVPGVEADDVIGTLAKRSISAGFKVRVVSPDKDFFQILSPSLRLLRLTPRGSEMASFGMEDFAKKFGSLEPAQFVDIIALAGDKSDNIPGVDGIGNVHAVELISRFGTVENLLQSIDEIKEGKIKESLIANAEQAMLSKKLALLRSDLPDYIVPFDTSDITFKKPEDNGEKLRSLLIAIADYAEGFSADPVIRRAFKLWENLEAMP; from the exons ATGACGCTGCATCTGTACCATCACTCCCGTTTGCTATTGAGAAATCTCTGTTTACCTCGGAGAGTTGCGATTTTGTGTAATCCAAACTGCTCTCTCATCTCTCCTTCCCTTTCACGCTCTGCGAAG TACTATTGCAGCTCAGCCTGTAATTTGAAGGCAGCTGTTTCTGAATTTTCCAATGAGGTAGCTAGTGGAAGTATATTGGCTTCGTCTAAAACTGAAGATGTTGCGCCAGAGTTGATAAAAAATTCCTTTAAGTCAGAAGAAAGAGCAGCAActtctgctgcttcttcttcaaatgGCAGAGTGATGCTTATTGATGGGACATCTATTATATACAGGGCTTATTATAAGCTTTTAG CAAGGTTGAATCATGGTCATCTGGCTCATGCTGATGGAAACGCGGACTgggttttaacaattttttcatctctttctctt CTAATTGATGTTCTGAAATTTCTCCCATCCCATGTGGCG GTGGTGTTCGACCATGATG GAGTTCCTTATGGCACTACTACTAATTCATCTACAGGTTATCGTTCTGCAAAAG GCATGAACTTCCGTCATACTCTCTACCCTGCCTATAAAAGTAATCGTCCTCCCACACCTGATACCATAGTACAAGGACTTCAATACCTCAAAGCGTCCATCAAGGCAATGTCTATAAAGGTTATAGAG GTGCCAGGTGTAGAAGCTGATGATGTTATTGGAACATTGGCTAAGCGAAGCATTAGTGCCGGTTTCAAA GTCCGAGTTGTTTCTCCGGACAAAGACttctttcaaattctttctCCCTCGTTGCGTCTTCTTCGACTAACCCCACGCGGATCAGA GATGGCTTCTTTTGGAATGGAAGATTTTGCTAAAAAGTTCGGCAGTTTGGAACCAGCACAGTTTGTTGATATCATCGCTCTTGCTGGAGACAAGTCTGATAATATTCCAG GAGTTGATGGCATTGGGAATGTGCACGCAGTGGAACTGATATCTAGATTTG GCACGGTAGAGAATCTGTTGCAGTCGATTGATGAGATTAAGGAAGGAAAAATAAAGGAG TCCCTAATAGCTAACGCGGAGCAAGCCATGCTAAGCAAGAAATTG GCACTGTTACGATCCGATCTCCCAGATTACATAGTACCGTTTGACACGAGTGATATTACATTTAAGAAACCAGAG GATAATGGAGAGAAATTGAGGAGCCTGTTAATCGCGATTGCGGATTACGCAGAAGGGTTTTCAGCTGATCCAGTCATCAGAAGAGCTTTCAAGTTGTGGGAAAATCTGGAAGCAATGCcatga
- the LOC104791452 gene encoding uncharacterized protein LOC104791452 isoform X2: MTLHLYHHSRLLLRNLCLPRRVAILCNPNCSLISPSLSRSAKYYCSSACNLKAAVSEFSNEVASGSILASSKTEDVAPELIKNSFKSEERAATSAASSSNGRVMLIDGTSIIYRAYYKLLARLNHGHLAHADGNADWVLTIFSSLSLLIDVLKFLPSHVAVVFDHDGMNFRHTLYPAYKSNRPPTPDTIVQGLQYLKASIKAMSIKVIEVPGVEADDVIGTLAKRSISAGFKVRVVSPDKDFFQILSPSLRLLRLTPRGSEMASFGMEDFAKKFGSLEPAQFVDIIALAGDKSDNIPGVDGIGNVHAVELISRFGTVENLLQSIDEIKEGKIKESLIANAEQAMLSKKLALLRSDLPDYIVPFDTSDITFKKPEDNGEKLRSLLIAIADYAEGFSADPVIRRAFKLWENLEAMP; encoded by the exons ATGACGCTGCATCTGTACCATCACTCCCGTTTGCTATTGAGAAATCTCTGTTTACCTCGGAGAGTTGCGATTTTGTGTAATCCAAACTGCTCTCTCATCTCTCCTTCCCTTTCACGCTCTGCGAAG TACTATTGCAGCTCAGCCTGTAATTTGAAGGCAGCTGTTTCTGAATTTTCCAATGAGGTAGCTAGTGGAAGTATATTGGCTTCGTCTAAAACTGAAGATGTTGCGCCAGAGTTGATAAAAAATTCCTTTAAGTCAGAAGAAAGAGCAGCAActtctgctgcttcttcttcaaatgGCAGAGTGATGCTTATTGATGGGACATCTATTATATACAGGGCTTATTATAAGCTTTTAG CAAGGTTGAATCATGGTCATCTGGCTCATGCTGATGGAAACGCGGACTgggttttaacaattttttcatctctttctctt CTAATTGATGTTCTGAAATTTCTCCCATCCCATGTGGCG GTGGTGTTCGACCATGATG GCATGAACTTCCGTCATACTCTCTACCCTGCCTATAAAAGTAATCGTCCTCCCACACCTGATACCATAGTACAAGGACTTCAATACCTCAAAGCGTCCATCAAGGCAATGTCTATAAAGGTTATAGAG GTGCCAGGTGTAGAAGCTGATGATGTTATTGGAACATTGGCTAAGCGAAGCATTAGTGCCGGTTTCAAA GTCCGAGTTGTTTCTCCGGACAAAGACttctttcaaattctttctCCCTCGTTGCGTCTTCTTCGACTAACCCCACGCGGATCAGA GATGGCTTCTTTTGGAATGGAAGATTTTGCTAAAAAGTTCGGCAGTTTGGAACCAGCACAGTTTGTTGATATCATCGCTCTTGCTGGAGACAAGTCTGATAATATTCCAG GAGTTGATGGCATTGGGAATGTGCACGCAGTGGAACTGATATCTAGATTTG GCACGGTAGAGAATCTGTTGCAGTCGATTGATGAGATTAAGGAAGGAAAAATAAAGGAG TCCCTAATAGCTAACGCGGAGCAAGCCATGCTAAGCAAGAAATTG GCACTGTTACGATCCGATCTCCCAGATTACATAGTACCGTTTGACACGAGTGATATTACATTTAAGAAACCAGAG GATAATGGAGAGAAATTGAGGAGCCTGTTAATCGCGATTGCGGATTACGCAGAAGGGTTTTCAGCTGATCCAGTCATCAGAAGAGCTTTCAAGTTGTGGGAAAATCTGGAAGCAATGCcatga
- the LOC104791453 gene encoding uncharacterized protein LOC104791453 — translation MFSSSTLVYSLSLFLSISLFFFVFLLSSSNHNLISTADDLDDLSLFHRASVSSSSSNNNNYRRLISLSSSPPPPSKIAFLFLTNSDLTFLPLWESFFQGHRDLYNVYIHADPTSSSISPLLDSSINAKFIPAKRTARASPTLISAERRLLANAILDDPNNLYFALISQHCIPLHSFSYIHNHLFSTAANSDQSFIEILSDEPFLEKRYIARGEDAMLPEIRYQDFRVGSQFFVLAKRHALMVIRERKLWRKFKLPCLDVESCYPEEHYFPTLLSLQDPKGCSHFTLTRVNWTGSVGGHPHTYGASEVSPQLIHSLRRSNSSLAYFFARKFSPESLQPLMEIADAVIFRD, via the coding sequence atgTTCTCTTCATCTACACTCGTGtattctctatctctcttcctctcaatttctctcttcttcttcgtcttccttctctcttcctctaaCCATAACCTCATTTCCACCGCCGATGACCTCGAcgacctctctctcttccaccGCGCCTCcgtctcttcctcctcctccaacaacaacaactaccgTCGTCTCATCTCCCTCTcttcgtctcctcctcctccctctAAGATCGCGTTTCTCTTTTTAACAAACTCCGATCTAACCTTCTTACCTCTCTGGGAAAGCTTCTTCCAAGGTCACCGAGATCTCTACAACGTTTACATCCACGCAGATCCGACCTCCTCATCGATCTCTCCGCTTCTCGATTCATCAATCAACGCTAAATTCATCCCGGCGAAGAGAACCGCGCGAGCTTCACCGACGCTGATCTCCGCCGAACGAAGGTTACTAGCCAACGCGATCCTCGACGATCCGAACAATCTCTATTTCGCTTTGATCTCGCAACACTGTATCCCTCTCCATTCTTTCTCTTACATCCACAACCACCTCTTCTCCACCGCCGCCAACTCCGACCAGAGCTTCATCGAGATCCTCTCCGATGAGCCTTTCCTTGAGAAGCGATACATCGCAAGAGGCGAAGACGCGATGCTTCCGGAGATCCGGTACCAAGACTTCCGCGTTGGATCTCAGTTCTTCGTTTTGGCGAAACGTCACGCTCTGATGGTGATCAGAGAGAGGAAGCTATGGAGGAAATTCAAATTACCATGCCTCGATGTTGAGTCTTGTTACCCTGAAGAACACTATTTCCCTACTTTGTTGTCTCTCCAGGATCCTAAAGGATGTAGTCACTTCACACTCACCCGTGTTAATTGGACCGGTAGTGTTGGTGGTCATCCTCACACCTACGGTGCTTCCGAGGTCTCGCCGCAGCTGATTCACTCGTTGCGGAGATCTAACTCGAGTTTAGCCTATTTCTTCGCCAGAAAATTCTCGCCTGAGTCACTGCAACCGCTTATGGAGATAGCTGATGCTGTGATCTTTAGGGATTGA
- the LOC104791455 gene encoding uncharacterized protein LOC104791455, whose protein sequence is MAAISTTFYYPLWNYNHRTKRQAPSTSRHGVRSMTVISCRKQKLPGEEDQGGVIQRTVRRLISEVEKFGKDLKTGEKKKKGDVKDLMLMSLSFAVYVYISQLLVCAYFSWQHLSFPNPSW, encoded by the coding sequence atgGCGGCTATCTCCACGACCTTCTACTACCCACTATGGAATTACAACCACCGGACAAAGAGACAAGCACCAAGCACAAGCAGACACGGCGTTAGATCTATGACAGTGATTTCTTGTCGCAAACAAAAATTACCGGGTGAGGAGGATCAAGGAGGAGTGATACAGAGGACAGTTAGAAGGTTGATTTCAGAGGTTGAGAAGTTTGGTAAGGATCTGAAGacaggagagaagaagaagaaaggagatgtGAAGGATCTGATGCTTATGAGTCTCTCTTTTGCTGTTTATGTTTACATCTCTCAGCTATTGGTTTGTGCTTACTTCTCTTGGCAACACCTCAGCTTCCCCAATCCCTCTTGGTAG